A genomic segment from Actinomycetota bacterium encodes:
- a CDS encoding nucleotidyltransferase domain-containing protein, which produces MRDVSGFLEQFVSRASDREDVHAVGLAGSWARGTATPDSDVDLVVIVEHVPRLLTTSQWVALPLDPGTRQVVADGFEVLYDPDGLLRRCKETGP; this is translated from the coding sequence ATGCGTGACGTGAGTGGATTCCTGGAACAGTTCGTCTCGCGGGCTTCGGATCGCGAAGACGTTCACGCGGTCGGGCTCGCCGGCTCCTGGGCTCGTGGGACTGCCACACCCGACTCGGACGTCGACCTCGTCGTGATCGTTGAGCACGTCCCCCGCCTCCTCACGACGTCGCAGTGGGTCGCCTTGCCGCTCGATCCTGGCACGAGGCAAGTCGTGGCGGATGGCTTCGAGGTCCTGTACGACCCCGACGGGTTGCTTCGTAGGTGCAAGG